ACAGTAACAAGGAGTCTTCGAATGGTGACCGGAATATCTGGAGACTAGTACATGTGGTGTTTATGTGAGAGTTAATCATAGAGGTTTAAGGGTGCGGTTTGAATGGTGTGATTGTTTATACCAGAGAGAAGGGCTCGAATCAATGGCGGTAATGGGGTTTCGAAGGAGACGGAGATATGGGAGGAAGGGCTCGGAAGCCGAGAATTGAGAAAGCCCTTCTCATCAATTAGTTGACTGTTTAGCTAAAGATGAGTCAAATTGCAATTTGGAGATACCCAGGGGTTAGACATGAGGGTGGCAGTAAACGGTCAGGGCCTTCGGGGTGAGGAGCATGATATGGAGGCAAACTTGGTTGAACTGAACTTGCAGTCAGCATTcggtttaagaaataatgatattatcattatttagttttataaataatgtAGTATCTATGTCAATTTCATAAACAGCGTAATATATGTGTTTAGTTTTATAAATTGTGTAGTAATCGTGCtcggtttcataaataatgtagtaCCTGTAACttgtttcaaaaatagtgttgTACCCATattcaatttcagaaataatcAGTGTTCGGcttaagaaataatgatagtaccagtgttcagtttcataaataatgtagtaCCCATGTTCATTTTCAAAAATAGTTagtatttagtttaaaaaataattatagtaCTTGTGTTCAGTTCTAAAAATAGTGATAACAACTTTTTAAACCCGCAACAATCTCAAACTAACTCTACAAATACCTTATATGAAATTTATATTAATCttattttgattttataaatatttcaatgtgcatttcatcacaatttttttttttttcaaaaaacatCGATATATTATTGAAACTCATAATAATCAAGTTCTGAATGAAATTAGGAGGTTTTTCGACACAAGCTAATTCATTGTCAATGGACGCAGCAAACTAATTTTGATATGGTATTTTGAAATGGATGCACTTATCTTTATAGCCCTAATTATAATGCTAATAaatcaataattaaaataataataatggacTAATAATTGGGGATGAAGGTTCTAGTTTTGTAGATTACGGAGGAAGCGGTGGGGCGGTGCTGCCAATTTGgtatatgtcaaatttgatcatgcattttttttatCGATGACTCTAATTTAAATTCCATTCTTCTCACATTTTCATGCAGACATAAACACAACCAAACAAATATACAATGGGAGGTCGGCCCCGACAAACTTttgaaaatttcaactttctaaGAGCAGCTCTAGCGGGAGCTTCCACTCGAGGGACAGGCTCCGGAACAGGGTTGGATTGCCCAAGGGAGGAAGTCCAGCGTTGGCTGGCGAGGGAGCCCAAGCAGGCTCGAGCGCCAGGCCCGTCAATTCGTGCCAGCCTGAGCGCCCGAAGGCAATCTGACGTGGGCTGACATTAAGACAACGTCTCCACGCTTTTTGAGGGCCACGGTGGTTGATGCTGCTGTTCGGGGCAGCTGCGGCGCTGGTGAGCCTAAGCTCGCTTCAAGGCGGCCATGAGAGCATTAGAGATGGGGAGCTCCATGTCGAGACTCATGTTTTGGGCAATGGGCAACCGCTCCAGAGCTACACTGAAGCAGAGCTCCAGAGCTCAGCACTGGAGAGGGTGGGAGGAATTGGGGTGAGATTTGATGCATGCTTGGCAGAGAAAGCCGGTGGGGGAGGACAAAAGGGTTCCGTCGACCCGCTTCGGCAGAGAcaaaggcagcagcagcaaatgaaatcaacggtggagatgcaacgATTAAGAcaagttttgtgaaaaaaatactattattttataaataaataaaatgctattattttattgcctattaccAGGGCTATTCAAGTGCAACGGTGGAAATGCAAAAtgtagttactgttcattaagggtagTTACTATTCactaggtggattgaatagtgaatagcctAGGGGGAGGGCTCtcacgctggagttgctctaatggAATTGGACTGGCGGAACGGGGTTTTAGTCAGGGGTATTAGTTGGAAAAATAGAATTTTGTTTTGCACATGggcttatttcttatttataaggatttagtttttgtccttattatattgttttttgtcattttcgttaaatttcaaatcttttacattaaataaagttaatgaatgattttttgttaatacaAACTTCGCccaagtcatttttattaaagttctCTAAATTGAGACCTTGCGTGACTATTACAATTAACAAGAAGGGTGGAGAAAACCTTTCCACTACTAGCAGACAAGAGttcatattaattaaatatcgaCCACATGATCAATTATTTATCGACAACGTAATTTTAAagagatttgaaaaataattttgattattttttttttactacaagAGATATTGTTCTAATCTGCACTAATGATAGTCGACAAAGTTTAAAATCAAGACGagctaacaaaaataaaaaaaattctcatctTCCTAATTTTTGGGGTGTGTTATCTacacatcttttttttattttttatatataccatgttaatttctatcatttaatctttttcaattcatcagATCTGActgttaaaattttaaaaagtacgtgagaagtaattttttttttttaataaaaaggtgAACCACCTGCCAGGTGTATGGAGTGTTGACCCGTTTGGCTTTGATGCCTCCGATTCGCACCTCAAACACAAAGTCCATAAATAACACAACACAAAGTTGGATCAAAATATTGCAACCtacaatccaaaaaaaaaatggacgaGAAAGACGACAACAGAACCGGGGAAATCGAGGAAACGGGCCCAAAATCCGACGGGTCTTCTCCGAACCCGAATCCCAAAACTGCGAGGACGAAGGTTCCAGAAGTGGAAGTCTGCCTGTATCGACGGGGGAAAGGCCCGATCGACACGTTCAAGTCGGGTCTGGGGGGTTGGGACCAGAACCAGTTGGAGGTCGGAGACATTCTCGACAAGTATGGATTCAAATCGCTTTACGCTTTCAATACCGAATCGGGTCGCGGGGTTCCGATCCGGTTTAACCCTAGAAACGGCAGGTCTATGCTGCCATATAGAGATGGAGCCACGGTTCAAATCGACGGAGAGCCTAAGGTAAAATTTCATAAGATTCTCCTTTTGTTACAACATGATTGCCAAAACCCAATTGATGAAACTAGTCAGATGAATTTTCTGTTTGGATGCCGAGAAAATTGTTGTAatcttttttattgaattgtatttaaataaatttacttTTCATGTGTGAGAGAGATACATTAGTGTTTTTTGGTTTGGAGTTGTATATATTTTCAGTTGTCACTCTCAATTAGCAATATAGCAGTTCCTCCTACAATTAGAGGGTTTAGAATTTAGATCAAGAGATATCAGCAACTTACTTGGTTGAATTCGAGCTATCGGTTTCATATTTCGATTAGTTTTTCTTGCTACATGTCATTTGTGGCCTAAGCGTGGAAGTAATTTTAATGCCCCCTACGTGAATTATCCTGTTGAGCTTTGATTGTTTGTTTGATAAACACCGGGTTTTACAGCCACATATTCCTAAAAAGTAGGATTTCGCATCGTTATTTTGGTGGATGCTTTGCCCATTTTTATGACGGGCAAATGTGCAATCACCCCACTTAAAGTGATTGGGTCTAGGCACCGTGCTAATAGCACTGCGCCACAACCTCGTGGCGGTGTTGTTAACCATAACATGAGTAGTTGCCCACTAAATCCATCTCTAGGATTTTAGTTCGTACCTTATTTTTCGTCTATTTCATGAGCAGTTCGTCAGGAATCAGGATCTGCTGACATTATTACCTTTCTGTATCGTTTGTGTTTCCATCCCTACCATTTCCTTCCTATTACGAATACTGAATGAGGAACAATTTGTGCTCTTGTTAAAGGAATGCTTGcaactgttttatttttattttccgcAAGATTCTTCAGTTGCAGTTTTGTAGACGGCGGAATATTATATTGACATGTGAAATGTCTTTTGGTGCCAGTTTTGCTACTGAGTTCTTGTATGTTCAAATTCTCTTAATGCAGGATTCATTGATCCAACCGGTGACGAAAATCTTGATTGGAGTAGCTTTTATGACCATCCTGATAACCTTGGTTTTGAGGGATCCTCCGCAATGGATCCAGAAATTAAACTTTACTGGAGGTAACTTCCCTCCATGGATCATCGCTCTCGTGATCATAGTGTTTACTCGAATGAGGAAGAGAACCAGGGATCTGCTGAAAAAGTTTGGTTGGTGAAAGGCGCCATTGATGCTTCTCTTCTAAggttcattagtttttctttccaATTGCTCTCAAACTTTGTTAAAAATTGATTCATAATCACTGAAAGCCACTCTGAAGTATTTACTGAAGTTTGACAACAAAAAAAGCAACGCTCATCTGTGCATCGTCACTCATCCGCAAAAAGCTGTATGGGGATTAGACTTCGTCACAAGTATAATCCCCTACAAGACTTTGCGGATGTACACAAGGGGGCATTTTCCATAGTTTCCCACTTTCATTTTATGTAGCTTCTGTAAAGAATCCAAGATTTTGTATGCTTGATTTCTAGAAGGATTGTGCATTTATTGATTTTGAACTGCTAGTAAGCTGGCAGTGGAGGTTGAAGACATTATTCGAAGGATTTGAAAAACTTAATTATTTTATGGTATGTTGCAAAAGTGTATTCGTACCCTCGGAAAAGGATTAGCTCCGTCTACTGGGCGGCGGTCCCAGCCTGGAATTCGTCGGTTGTTGCCTAGCGCTTGTTCTTTAGGTGGAGAGACGACTGCCTCTCTAACCATCAGGTGCTTCGGGAACTTGAGCCTCTCTCACATCACCTGCGGGACTCATTCCAACTCAACGGGAGTGTGAAAAGCACTTTCCTAATGCATTAGGCAGGTATGAATATCAGGTTTATTTTCAGCAGCTCCCGATGGAACTCAAAGCTCGCTATGCCCCATTTCAATACATTCCGTCAAAGAATCGTTACAAGGCTTGTGTGGCAGGAATGTTAGAGTATCGTTAGAATGACTTTATGGGGCAGCAATGTTAGGGGTAGTGTCGTCATTTCGCGAAGCCATTGTTTAATCCTCTCTAGCACGTAACGCAATTTACGTTCCAAAGATTATAAAGTCTATAAAAACAAGGAATTGAAGAAGTGATGGAGGGTGGACaaccaaaacaaccaagaatttGTTAAAGTCGGAGGTTCCAAGTTTGTGTGAGGGGAGAGTTATTGCTGGCAATGATTGttggtttttggtttgattACTACTAACAACACAGTTCAGATTGACAGGGTAGGCTATGTTATATTGTTATGTAGGTAATGTTGAGAGAAACTCTTTGTAACCAGACACCACGTGGCAAACATCTATTAAATGGCTGGTGTACATTCTGAATATGTAGCATTTGAAGTGAAGGGGAATTGGATCAACTGGCCCTCCAGTCAACACGATACCTAAATTTTTAGGTATTTGGTTATGGAGATTAAAGATAGGCTCacattttttcaatttcttacgCGTTAGTAATCCTTGGGAAAATTTTAGAAGTAAAACGCCTCACATGGTATATTTTAGTAAACACAAGAAACTCTAGAATCAAAATGATTCCAATTCTCATTCTTGTACGTAAACATGACCTAGTGTATAAACTAAACTAAAAATCTACATTGCGAAAGATGAATACCCATACTTGGGTTGCATAGAAAACAGAAGTTGTAAAAAGAATCAAAGATTAAGATCACATAAGTAACTCTACCCCATATATTAACTTTCAAAATTCCATGAAGTTGATTCTCTCACAAGTCAAAACTACAAGCATCGATTTCGTTTTCAAGGTCAAAGCAAAACTCACAGTGACTACTTTCCTTGGCGTTCCTCTGACAAAAACAGGGACTACTTTCCTCAAAATGGCAAAAGTCGAGCATCGCTAGACAACACAACTTAGTATACAACGTGTACAAACAATGGCTATGAAAGTATGAATCGGgacaacaaaacaatgaaaacTGGGCAAGCCAGCAGTGGAGGTGAATTGCGCTAATAAATTCAGCATGCACAGCCACCTCCTCCTCTTTGATCAGACTCTGAAACAGCATCAGGGATGCCCTGGAAATATCTGCAAgttaaaaggaaaaaggaacaaTGATGAAAAAGGCAGGTTTAGAGGATCTTAAAACATCTCATACGAGCATACAGCAACAATAGCAGaaagatagatagatagatactGATACATTGTAGATACAAAGTTGGGTAAATTGTAAGGTAATCGGAAGTTCAGGACACGATAAGCCAATTGAAAGATTTTCGTGTTCTGAAGGACATTACATCAGCATCATATGCTTATTCTACAAAGATCAAATGCTCATCCTCTGATGCGAATGGTCAAACCAGGCTTTATCTACATATAAAACTATTGTGACTAGTAAAACCAAGCTTTATTTAAGAATACAACGACCATTCTTTCCCTAGAACATCTTAACTACGTTCTAACATGACCATTTCACTAGGTTTATATCCTTCATGTCATAAAAGTGAACTAGAAACTACCTTCATAGTGAAAACTAGCTATCATGTTCATTCTATCTAATTCTTGTCTATATAACAAAGAATATGACCCGACATTCTATATAGAATTGTCCATCTACTATGCAAACGGTTCCAAACAAGAGCTTAAGCTCATCTCCTGGATAGCCCACGAACTTAAATATATCCTAAAATAGAACTTTGCTTACTCCAGAATATCAATAGAATAAATGAGAACAATATGTCAGCCCTCACTATGAACTTACATGTCCTGCTCATGTTCATTTGCAAGAGCAGTCTTTGCAATACAAAGAAATGCACCATCAACGTTGTAATCTTCTTTTGCTGATGTCTCAAAGTAAGGTATATTCCCCTTTGATGCACACCAGTCCTTCGCTTTCTTCTCAGACACCTGTAAAGATAATAATTAGATAATGTACATGGGCAAATCATGGACAGCACAGTGAATGTGTTTCCTTACCACACGACTGTTACCCCCATCAATATCAATCTTGTTACCAAGCAATATAAATGGAAATGTCTTGGGATCGGGAGGGTTTGCCTGGGTCAAAATTAGAATGGAAACAATGTAagcatcaaaacaaaaaatgagcaTTTCTGaaatacaaaattcaaattacaGGACCGTTAGCCAAACAGCTTAGGTATATATTTACAACTTTCATAACTCTTATGAGACACCTTTATCAAACCACTGTGTTTTATCAATTAAATCAAATGACAACATAAAACAAGAAAATCATGTTAATTCATAAAAACAAACTGTTAAAAGGAATGTGTACAATTAAGGAAAAAAGAGAATGGCAACCTTACATAGCCACCCATGGAAAGGCAAGCACAAATGGAAAACTT
This genomic stretch from Pyrus communis chromosome 2, drPyrComm1.1, whole genome shotgun sequence harbors:
- the LOC137725906 gene encoding uncharacterized protein, whose amino-acid sequence is MDEKDDNRTGEIEETGPKSDGSSPNPNPKTARTKVPEVEVCLYRRGKGPIDTFKSGLGGWDQNQLEVGDILDKYGFKSLYAFNTESGRGVPIRFNPRNGRSMLPYRDGATVQIDGEPKDSLIQPVTKILIGVAFMTILITLVLRDPPQWIQKLNFTGGNFPPWIIALVIIVFTRMRKRTRDLLKKFGW